A region from the Colwellia sp. PAMC 21821 genome encodes:
- the iscR gene encoding Fe-S cluster assembly transcriptional regulator IscR, producing the protein MKLTSKGRYAVTAMLDVAIHAVTGPVPLADISERQGISLSYLEQLFSRLRKYGLVNSVRGPGGGYRLGQCSAQITVADVINAVDESINATKCGGTGNCQDGQQCLTHYLWTDLSDRIEDFLKSISLAELVEQRNVKIVSQRQDEATAKARKSPSLETLITTRNIMNDWH; encoded by the coding sequence ATGAAATTGACGTCTAAAGGCCGATATGCGGTAACAGCGATGCTTGATGTGGCTATACATGCCGTAACAGGTCCTGTGCCATTGGCTGATATTTCTGAACGCCAAGGCATATCTTTATCATACTTAGAGCAACTTTTTTCTCGACTTAGAAAATACGGACTGGTTAATAGTGTTCGTGGCCCAGGTGGCGGCTATCGTTTAGGGCAATGTTCGGCGCAAATTACGGTTGCTGATGTTATCAACGCTGTAGATGAAAGTATCAATGCCACTAAATGTGGTGGTACAGGTAACTGTCAAGACGGTCAACAATGCTTAACGCATTATTTATGGACTGATTTAAGCGATAGAATTGAAGATTTTTTAAAAAGCATTTCACTTGCCGAGCTCGTCGAGCAACGAAATGTAAAAATAGTGTCACAACGACAAGATGAAGCGACAGCGAAAGCTCGAAAATCACCTTCGTTAGAGACCTTAATTACCACTCGCAATATTATGAATGACTGGCATTAA